TCGCAGTTCGCCCTGCACGCCCGCGCCATTCTTGGCCTGCCGATTCCGGTGGTGCGCCAGTTCGGCCCGTCGGCCTCGGCGGTGATCCTGCCTGAAGGCCAGTCGCAGCAGACCAGTTTCGCCAACCTTGGCGCTGCGTTGAGTGAGCCGGACACTGCGATCCGCCTGTTCGGCAAGCCGGAAATCAACGGTACCCGCCGCATGGGCGTGTGCCTGGCGCGTGACGAGTCGGTCGAAGCGGCGCGGGCCAAGGCGACCCGCGCTTCGCAGGCGGTGAAGGTCGAGTTCTGATCAGATAGGGGGCTGCTCTGCAGCCCTTTCGCAGGCTACGCCAGCTCCCACAAATCCAGTCATTGGGGGTGGTCCAAGTCATCCTTGAACCGTGGGAGCTGGCGTCAGCCTGCGATGGGCCGCAAAGCGGCCCCATTTTCTCAAAGTTGCGTGTCTCGGGTCTCTTTCAGGCACAGCACAGCAATCAAGCTGATCACCGCCGCCACCGACACATACCCGCCGACCCAGCTCAACCCGCCCATGCTCACCAGTTTCTGAGCAAAGAACGGCGCCGCCGAAGCCCCCACGATACCGCCCAGGTTGTACGCCGCCGATGCGCCGGTATAGCGTACGTGGGTCGGGAACAGCTCTGGTAGCAGCGCACCCATCGGGGCGAAGGTCACGCCCATCAGGAACAGCTCGATGGCCAGGAACAACGCCACGCCCGTGGTCGAACCCGAGGTCAGCAATGGTTCCATGGTAAAGCCCGACGCCACCGCCAGCAGGCCACCGACGATCAGCACCGGCTTGCGCCCGTAGCGGTCGCTGAGCCAGGCCGACAGTGGCGTGGCCAGGGCCATGAAGACCACGGCGAAGCACAGCATGCCGAGGAAGGTTTCACGGCTGTAGCCCAAGGTCGAAACCCCATAGCTGAGCGAGAACACCGTGGAGATGTAGAACAGCGCATAGCACACCACCATGGCGGCAGCGCCCAGCAGGGTGGGCAGCCAATACTTGGCGAACAGGTCGACCACCGGCATCTTCACCCGCTCGTGGCGTTCAACCGCCTTGGCGAATACCGGGCTTTCCTCCAACTTCAGGCGCACATACAGGCCCACGAGGACCAGCGCGGCGCTGAGCAGGAATGGAATGCGCCAGCCCCACTCGCGGAACTGCTCGTCACTGAGGACCAGGGCCAGGGTCAGGAACAGCCCGTTGGCAGCCAGGAAGCCGATCGAAGGGCCCAGTTGCGGGAACATGCCGAACCAGGCGCGTTTGCCTTGCGGCGCGTTCTCGGTGGCCAGCAGTGCTGCACCGCCCCATTCACCGCCCAGGCCAAGGCCTTGGCCGAAGCGCAGCAGGCACAGCAGGACAGGTGCCCAGACACCGATGCTGTCGTAGCCGGGCAGCACGCCGATCAGCGTGGTGGACGCCCCCATCAGCAGCAACGACGCAACCAGGGTCGACTTGCGCCCGATGCGGTCGCCGAAATGGCCGAACAGTGCCGAACCCAAAGGGCGGGCGAGGAAGGCAATGCCGAAGGTCAGGAACGCCGCCAACATCTGTGCGGTACCGGAACCGGACGGGAAGAACACTGGGCCGATCACCAAGGCGGCGGCGGTGGCGTAAACGTAGAAGTCATAGAATTCGATGGCGGTGCCGATGAAGCTGGCGGTGGCCACCCGTGCCGGTGAGTTGACCGGCGCGGCGGGCGCTTCGGCATAAGTGCTGCTGGTTGTCATTAAGTAGGTCCCTAACAGTCTGGTCTTGCTCCATGGCCTTGGCCCGCGAGGGCGCGCACTCGACAGCAAAGGGCAGGCACGGTTTCGCGGACGCCGGAGCGTATTGTTGTGGTCGCCCGACTGACGGCAGCCCAAGGGGGATAGGGGCGGGAGCGGGCACTGTTCGGGGTGTTGAAGCAGGACCGCGGGGCGTGTCAGTGGAGCGGACTGGCCGTGTGGCGCCGGGTGCGGGTAGCAGGCGGGACGGCGGGGCTGGGTAAGCGTGACCCGAGTATAGCTATCGGGTCACGGTCCACACCAGTACCTTGCTGGCGCAATTGTCCTCTGTTTCGAGGATTTCCAGGCGATAGCGGCCGATCTTCAGGCAAACGGCGCTTTCCGGGATGCTTTCCAGGGCTTCGGTGACCAGCCCGTTGAGGGTTTTCGGGCCACCGTCACAGGGCAGGTGCCAACCCAGGCTGCGGTTGATTTCACGCAGCGAGGCGGTGCCTTCGATGACGAAGCTGCCATCGGGCTGTGGGTGTACGTGGGGGTTGTCCAGGCTGTGCTCGTCTTCGAACTCGCCGACGATCTCTTCGAGGATGTCTTCGAGGGTGACGATGCCCAGTACTTCACCATACTCGTCCACCACCACGCCCAGGCGTCGTTGCTGCTTGTGGAAGTTCAGCAGTTGCAGCTGCAGCGGGGTGCTTTCCGGGACGAAGTAGGGCTCGTAGCAGGCGCTGTGCAGCTTCTCCAGGGTCAGCTCGGCCTTTGGCAACAGATGGCTGATCAGCTTGGTGTTGAGGATGGCCTCTACCTGGTTGATATCGCTGTGGTAGACCGGCAGGCGCGTATGGCGGCTGACGATCAGTTGCTCGATGATGCGCTCGATAGGGTCGTCGAGG
The sequence above is a segment of the Pseudomonas sp. Teo4 genome. Coding sequences within it:
- a CDS encoding MFS transporter; this encodes MTTSSTYAEAPAAPVNSPARVATASFIGTAIEFYDFYVYATAAALVIGPVFFPSGSGTAQMLAAFLTFGIAFLARPLGSALFGHFGDRIGRKSTLVASLLLMGASTTLIGVLPGYDSIGVWAPVLLCLLRFGQGLGLGGEWGGAALLATENAPQGKRAWFGMFPQLGPSIGFLAANGLFLTLALVLSDEQFREWGWRIPFLLSAALVLVGLYVRLKLEESPVFAKAVERHERVKMPVVDLFAKYWLPTLLGAAAMVVCYALFYISTVFSLSYGVSTLGYSRETFLGMLCFAVVFMALATPLSAWLSDRYGRKPVLIVGGLLAVASGFTMEPLLTSGSTTGVALFLAIELFLMGVTFAPMGALLPELFPTHVRYTGASAAYNLGGIVGASAAPFFAQKLVSMGGLSWVGGYVSVAAVISLIAVLCLKETRDTQL
- a CDS encoding transporter associated domain-containing protein; the encoded protein is MDTLPYAPLLGTLALALLWSALFSAVDAARVMLNGTLRQGEDGQPVLPAQALVLCASLGKLLVLGLACLIGQRYNGEHGFWLAGLGATLALLVFAEFLPRRIARRNPQAFASLGASLLKFPLALLQPPACLLDGCAKLILRPFRAQPTAVALHPQESDDFDEDELAETTHHGLLEGLQSLDKITVNDILVPRNEVDGINLDDPIERIIEQLIVSRHTRLPVYHSDINQVEAILNTKLISHLLPKAELTLEKLHSACYEPYFVPESTPLQLQLLNFHKQQRRLGVVVDEYGEVLGIVTLEDILEEIVGEFEDEHSLDNPHVHPQPDGSFVIEGTASLREINRSLGWHLPCDGGPKTLNGLVTEALESIPESAVCLKIGRYRLEILETEDNCASKVLVWTVTR